A genomic segment from Cumulibacter soli encodes:
- a CDS encoding dynamin family protein → MTAPKQGSGKRITLSQLARQTADRGLAVLEEHDPEVAGRLSRMRGRRPDKPTVVVVGEAKRGKSSLTNALINVPGLSPVDSRIATSTYIMFRRGPKTAARALLPGAQEPVEVPLDQMRDWATDLGNRGEYAPPRLIEVECDSPLLGNLNLVDTPGVGGLDATHAEIALRAVGRATALLFVCDASAPFTKPELEFLDKASKNIDLVIFAVTKTDAYRGWRQIVEDNRALLREHAPRFADSVMMPVSSKLFEQAALMGTSDLGTALREESQITQLQAALQEQVAIKASALHEANLLRTMRSQLDGLMTSLEDSRRACQPDVEYANRLKENRDRLMAARKADSRAWQLRLRSLLSRARLDTMADIQSENRKFLAFWRRQIEEMDKARLKAIGPQLDMALRASSMQIFDRQQARMQGVSRTVLQSMFAQNELAEVYAALQRPRQVASTSGPSRRQSSADEKVLTNISMMSGISITSITGSGLTAATGAAIIAWPIAVAVGVSVAGWIVWARRTASDRNQLKIWLNETLGETRARLEADASAYFIEAEHELTLALDRALVRRIETLDGHIKQIDQSLKVDRGERERRAAAITKQINTVREVAGTIEQLLPRLRNAVVQRRQKPQQEGSEAPGTPAADAQSQEGSAQPAPGGADAQPQPATSNAAPPQPDQGDGTPAQPDQAQAPQTAAAQPVQTQAQPAQATGLPPGQSAAADPASASPAGSGPQPPAAQAPAAAPADTTLPVTPRMWRTLDEGSASGNATDVSQNSAADQNSVARNEAEPKTQRDLTSSLTPAASGSHDENTGNQPAAKPATPRAPQSVAAMARAASARLAQRRAAESGAASAPAPPATQTSTPQAQAQGSSTTQVPEQAPSESSTPTAEGAQPMYAGAQPPADAAEPDRTAKPAQPGPDAEYPGATDASYPQPPSQGDDRQASPLIGPDASYPTSPAPEADAGYPPPSPQPDVNYTTQGPPAPVSNYPAPAPGAEYAGTPQAGYRQPPAQGAGHQQPQPSGPGSNYPTAPSPGSDANYPSPQHPGRPDAHYSASQPPGRPDANYPASQPPATTSSHLEPQPPGPGSHYPASPPTGPMASQPPQPPATSAGYPNAQPPHAPQPPGANAGHAAAQQPTTGAFAAPAAPPQVTYSPLPPDDEPDTHSTATPADGGFPPPSPDTAAPVGAFPPPAPYAHSAGAPAAPQHPQHPQHPQHPQHPQHGPTHAGQQWPPTGPATQGPGAAAQTQDGTEQRTPGSAGQFGAPPHNPNEHNT, encoded by the coding sequence ATGACCGCACCCAAACAGGGCTCGGGCAAACGAATCACGCTGTCTCAGCTCGCGCGGCAGACCGCTGATCGCGGTCTGGCGGTACTCGAAGAGCACGACCCGGAAGTCGCGGGGCGACTGTCGCGCATGCGTGGTCGGCGCCCCGACAAACCCACGGTCGTGGTGGTTGGTGAAGCAAAACGCGGCAAGTCGAGTCTGACGAATGCGCTGATCAACGTTCCGGGACTCTCCCCCGTCGACTCACGCATCGCCACGAGCACGTACATCATGTTTCGGCGCGGGCCGAAGACTGCGGCGCGTGCACTGTTGCCGGGAGCGCAAGAACCCGTAGAAGTGCCGCTAGATCAGATGCGCGACTGGGCAACCGACCTCGGCAATCGCGGCGAATACGCGCCACCGCGGCTGATCGAGGTTGAGTGCGACTCGCCCTTACTGGGCAATCTGAATCTCGTCGACACACCCGGCGTCGGCGGGCTGGACGCTACGCACGCCGAGATCGCGCTGCGCGCCGTCGGCCGAGCGACAGCCCTGCTGTTCGTCTGCGACGCGTCCGCACCGTTCACCAAACCCGAACTAGAGTTCCTCGATAAGGCATCGAAGAATATCGATCTTGTTATCTTCGCGGTAACCAAGACCGATGCCTACCGCGGCTGGCGGCAAATCGTCGAGGACAACCGGGCCTTGCTGCGCGAACACGCACCTCGGTTCGCGGACAGCGTGATGATGCCAGTCTCATCGAAGCTATTCGAACAAGCCGCGCTGATGGGGACCAGCGACCTGGGCACCGCCCTGCGCGAGGAATCCCAAATCACCCAGTTGCAGGCGGCCCTGCAGGAGCAGGTCGCGATCAAGGCGTCGGCGTTGCACGAAGCCAATCTGCTGCGCACCATGCGCTCGCAACTCGACGGACTGATGACCAGCCTCGAGGACAGCCGCCGCGCCTGTCAGCCGGATGTGGAGTACGCCAATCGGCTCAAGGAGAACCGCGACCGCCTCATGGCCGCCCGCAAGGCGGACTCGCGCGCCTGGCAGCTGCGCTTGCGTTCGCTGTTGTCGCGGGCACGACTCGACACGATGGCCGACATTCAGTCCGAGAACCGCAAGTTCTTGGCGTTCTGGCGACGGCAGATCGAGGAAATGGACAAGGCCCGACTGAAGGCCATCGGCCCGCAACTCGATATGGCGTTGCGCGCATCGTCGATGCAGATCTTCGACCGCCAACAGGCCCGCATGCAAGGCGTCTCGCGCACCGTGCTGCAGTCGATGTTCGCGCAGAACGAACTGGCCGAGGTGTACGCCGCCCTGCAGCGCCCCCGTCAGGTCGCTAGTACCAGCGGCCCCTCGCGACGCCAGTCCAGCGCCGACGAGAAGGTGCTCACCAACATCAGCATGATGTCGGGCATCTCAATCACCAGCATCACCGGCAGCGGGCTGACCGCCGCGACCGGCGCGGCGATAATCGCGTGGCCGATCGCCGTCGCCGTGGGTGTCAGCGTCGCAGGCTGGATCGTGTGGGCGCGACGTACGGCGTCCGACCGAAACCAACTGAAGATCTGGCTGAACGAGACGCTCGGCGAGACCCGGGCCCGCCTCGAAGCCGACGCATCGGCGTACTTCATCGAGGCCGAGCACGAGTTGACACTGGCCCTGGACCGCGCATTGGTACGTCGGATTGAGACGCTCGACGGTCACATCAAGCAGATCGACCAATCGCTGAAGGTGGACCGCGGCGAACGCGAGCGCCGCGCTGCGGCGATCACGAAACAAATCAACACCGTGCGCGAAGTCGCCGGCACAATCGAGCAACTACTGCCGAGGCTGCGCAATGCCGTCGTACAGCGACGCCAGAAGCCACAGCAGGAAGGCTCGGAAGCACCGGGGACACCGGCGGCAGACGCGCAGAGCCAGGAAGGGAGCGCTCAGCCCGCTCCAGGTGGCGCCGACGCTCAGCCCCAGCCCGCCACAAGCAACGCAGCACCGCCCCAACCTGATCAAGGCGATGGCACACCGGCGCAGCCGGATCAAGCGCAGGCCCCGCAGACCGCCGCCGCGCAGCCCGTACAGACGCAGGCGCAGCCCGCGCAGGCGACCGGCCTACCGCCAGGGCAGAGTGCCGCGGCGGATCCGGCCAGCGCTAGTCCAGCAGGCTCGGGACCGCAGCCTCCGGCGGCCCAGGCCCCTGCCGCGGCTCCCGCGGACACCACACTGCCAGTCACGCCGCGAATGTGGCGGACTCTGGACGAAGGCTCGGCATCCGGCAATGCCACGGATGTCAGCCAGAATTCCGCCGCCGACCAGAATTCCGTAGCGCGGAATGAGGCCGAACCTAAAACCCAGCGCGACCTAACCTCGAGTCTCACGCCTGCCGCATCAGGATCACACGACGAGAACACAGGGAATCAGCCCGCGGCGAAGCCAGCCACGCCCCGAGCCCCGCAATCGGTCGCCGCTATGGCCAGGGCGGCGTCCGCAAGACTCGCGCAACGTCGAGCCGCCGAAAGCGGGGCCGCATCCGCACCGGCACCACCTGCGACGCAGACCTCCACACCACAGGCACAGGCACAGGGATCGTCTACGACCCAGGTACCCGAACAGGCGCCGTCCGAGTCGTCAACGCCGACGGCCGAGGGTGCGCAACCGATGTACGCCGGGGCGCAACCACCCGCCGACGCCGCGGAACCCGACCGGACCGCGAAACCTGCACAACCAGGACCCGACGCGGAGTACCCCGGCGCCACAGACGCCAGCTATCCGCAGCCACCCAGTCAGGGCGATGACCGCCAGGCGTCACCGCTAATTGGACCCGATGCCAGCTACCCGACATCACCGGCACCCGAGGCCGATGCCGGTTATCCGCCACCCTCACCTCAGCCCGACGTCAATTACACGACACAAGGGCCACCAGCGCCGGTCTCGAACTACCCCGCACCCGCGCCTGGCGCCGAGTACGCCGGCACACCACAAGCCGGGTATCGCCAGCCACCCGCTCAGGGCGCCGGCCATCAGCAGCCACAGCCCTCCGGCCCCGGTTCGAACTACCCCACTGCGCCATCTCCTGGATCCGACGCCAACTACCCGTCACCACAACACCCGGGACGACCCGACGCTCACTACTCGGCCTCACAGCCACCGGGACGACCCGACGCCAACTACCCGGCCTCACAGCCACCGGCGACTACTTCGAGTCACCTAGAGCCCCAGCCACCCGGCCCCGGTTCGCACTACCCTGCATCGCCACCGACCGGTCCGATGGCGAGCCAACCCCCACAACCCCCCGCTACGAGTGCCGGCTATCCGAACGCGCAGCCGCCGCATGCACCGCAACCGCCGGGCGCCAACGCCGGTCATGCAGCCGCGCAGCAGCCGACGACCGGAGCATTCGCGGCACCCGCAGCGCCCCCGCAGGTCACCTACTCTCCACTGCCTCCCGACGACGAGCCGGACACGCACAGCACTGCCACACCGGCCGACGGCGGATTTCCTCCGCCGTCCCCCGACACGGCCGCACCCGTCGGAGCGTTCCCACCGCCTGCGCCGTACGCACACTCGGCCGGAGCGCCGGCAGCACCACAGCACCCACAGCACCCACAGCACCCACAGCACCCACAGCACCCACAGCACGGTCCTACCCACGCCGGTCAGCAGTGGCCGCCTACCGGACCAGCAACTCAAGGTCCGGGAGCGGCGGCTCAGACTCAGGACGGGACCGAGCAGCGGACGCCCGGCTCAGCCGGTCAGTTCGGCGCGCCGCCGCACAACCCGAATGAGCACAACACCTAG